One stretch of Effusibacillus pohliae DSM 22757 DNA includes these proteins:
- the upp gene encoding uracil phosphoribosyltransferase, translating into MGKVHTFDHPLIQHKLTYIRDENTGTKEFRELVEEVAMLMAYEITRDLPLQETAVKTPVAEAKAHVIAGKKLGLVPILRAGLGMVDGILRLIPAAKVGHIGLYRDPETLKPVEYYCKLPTDVEERDLIVIDPMLATGGSAVAAISFIKQRGVKNIKLMCLIAAPEGIAAVQQAHPDVDIYVAAVDEKLNDHGYIVPGLGDAGDRLFGTK; encoded by the coding sequence ATGGGCAAAGTGCATACATTCGATCACCCGCTGATCCAGCACAAGCTGACGTACATACGGGACGAGAACACAGGTACGAAAGAATTCCGCGAATTGGTGGAAGAAGTGGCCATGCTGATGGCATACGAGATCACGCGCGATCTTCCGCTGCAGGAAACGGCTGTAAAAACGCCGGTTGCGGAAGCGAAAGCGCATGTGATCGCCGGCAAAAAACTCGGCCTGGTGCCGATTCTGCGCGCCGGCCTCGGGATGGTCGACGGGATTTTGCGGCTGATTCCCGCCGCCAAAGTCGGGCACATCGGCTTGTACCGCGACCCGGAGACCTTAAAGCCGGTCGAGTATTACTGCAAGCTGCCGACGGATGTGGAGGAGCGCGACCTGATCGTGATCGACCCGATGCTGGCGACGGGCGGTTCGGCGGTCGCGGCGATTTCGTTCATCAAACAGCGGGGGGTCAAAAACATCAAGCTGATGTGTCTGATCGCCGCACCGGAAGGGATCGCCGCGGTGCAGCAGGCGCACCCCGATGTCGACATCTATGTGGCGGCTGTCGACGAGAAGCTGAATGATCACGGATATATCGTTCCGGGCCTGGGAGACGCGGGCGACCGCCTCTTTGGCACCAAGTAG
- a CDS encoding asparaginase produces the protein MTPAKIVDVYRGPLVESSHYGHIAVVDLQGNILHSVGDPQRLTFARSSAKPLQAIPVVESGAADRYQFSPADIALCCASHSGEAQHVNRAAAMLSRIGLSPDALQCGTHIPHDQEGYKQLIRAGGELTPLYNNCSGKHSGMLALACHMGADPAGYRQVDHPVQVAMRAAVADLAGMKPEEIVIGVDGCGVPVFGLPLYRLALAFAKLSDPSDLPEARRQAVERITSAMMAHPEMVAGTNRFCTDLMGALRGRVIGKAGAEGVYAAGIMGKGIGIAVKVEDGNIRAAYPAVVAVLEQLGCLNETDLQALQHHRVPVIKNARQEVIGQLRAAFSL, from the coding sequence GTGACACCAGCCAAAATCGTTGATGTGTATCGCGGGCCCTTGGTGGAAAGCAGCCACTACGGGCATATCGCGGTGGTCGATTTGCAAGGAAACATTCTGCATTCGGTGGGGGATCCGCAGCGTTTGACGTTTGCACGCTCTTCCGCCAAGCCGCTGCAGGCGATTCCGGTTGTCGAGTCGGGCGCGGCAGACCGGTATCAGTTCAGTCCGGCCGATATCGCTTTGTGCTGCGCCTCCCACAGCGGGGAAGCGCAACATGTCAACCGCGCCGCGGCCATGCTCTCGCGGATCGGACTTTCCCCCGATGCGCTGCAGTGCGGCACTCACATTCCGCACGATCAGGAAGGGTACAAGCAGTTGATCCGGGCGGGCGGTGAACTGACTCCGCTTTACAACAACTGTTCGGGCAAACATTCGGGGATGCTGGCGTTGGCCTGCCACATGGGAGCCGATCCGGCAGGCTACCGCCAGGTGGACCATCCGGTGCAAGTCGCCATGCGAGCCGCGGTCGCCGATCTGGCAGGGATGAAACCGGAGGAGATCGTGATCGGGGTGGACGGATGCGGCGTTCCGGTGTTCGGGCTGCCGTTGTATCGCCTGGCGCTTGCTTTTGCGAAGCTGTCCGACCCGAGCGATCTCCCGGAAGCTCGTCGGCAAGCGGTCGAACGCATCACTTCGGCGATGATGGCGCATCCCGAGATGGTAGCCGGCACGAACCGGTTCTGCACCGATCTGATGGGCGCCCTGCGAGGACGTGTGATCGGCAAGGCCGGGGCGGAAGGCGTGTATGCTGCCGGCATTATGGGCAAGGGAATCGGGATTGCTGTGAAGGTGGAAGACGGAAACATCCGGGCGGCTTATCCGGCTGTCGTAGCCGTGCTGGAGCAGCTCGGCTGCCTGAATGAAACAGATTTGCAAGCGCTGCAGCACCATCGCGTTCCGGTCATTAAAAACGCGCGTCAGGAAGTGATCGGCCAGCTGCGGGCCGCTTTTTCCCTCTGA
- a CDS encoding ABC transporter ATP-binding protein, whose protein sequence is MARDTLLEVRNLKKYFEIRGGLLNRVKGYVKAVDDVSFFVRRGETLGIVGESGCGKSTAGRTMLRLLEPTGGQVLFEGVDLATLSREEMRRKRKEIQMVFQDPYASLNPRLTVAEIIAEPLRAHGLTDKAVINEKVQQILQVCGLNAEHARRYPHEFSGGQRQRIGIARSLVLQPKLIVADEPVSALDVSIQSQILNLLQDLQEQFGLTYVFISHDLSVVRHISTRVGVMYLGRMVELGPAEELYENPKHPYTQALLSAVPVANPLVKRERIILQGDVPSPANPPKGCAFAPRCPQVMEVCKTERPELISVGQDYRVACHLYR, encoded by the coding sequence ATGGCGCGGGACACGCTGCTGGAAGTCAGGAACCTGAAAAAGTATTTTGAAATTCGCGGCGGCTTACTGAATCGAGTGAAAGGGTATGTGAAAGCGGTCGATGATGTATCGTTTTTCGTAAGGCGGGGGGAAACCCTCGGGATTGTGGGAGAATCAGGCTGCGGCAAATCGACGGCCGGTCGAACGATGCTGCGGCTGTTGGAGCCGACCGGCGGCCAGGTGTTGTTCGAGGGTGTCGATCTCGCGACACTCTCGCGGGAAGAGATGCGCAGGAAGCGGAAAGAGATCCAGATGGTGTTTCAGGATCCGTACGCCTCCCTCAATCCGCGGCTTACGGTAGCTGAAATCATTGCCGAGCCGCTGCGGGCGCATGGTCTTACCGACAAAGCTGTGATCAATGAAAAAGTGCAGCAGATTTTGCAGGTGTGCGGGTTAAACGCTGAGCATGCACGCCGTTATCCGCACGAATTTTCCGGCGGACAGCGCCAGCGGATCGGGATTGCCCGTTCGCTCGTCCTGCAACCGAAGCTGATTGTCGCCGATGAACCGGTGTCGGCGCTGGACGTATCCATTCAATCGCAGATACTGAACCTGCTGCAGGACTTGCAGGAACAGTTCGGACTCACTTATGTCTTCATTTCACACGACCTGTCTGTCGTCCGGCATATCAGTACCCGCGTCGGCGTCATGTATCTCGGTCGTATGGTCGAACTGGGGCCGGCCGAGGAATTGTATGAGAATCCGAAACATCCGTATACGCAGGCTTTGCTGTCTGCAGTACCGGTCGCCAATCCGCTGGTCAAACGGGAGCGGATCATCCTGCAAGGGGATGTCCCTTCCCCCGCCAATCCGCCAAAAGGATGCGCGTTCGCTCCCCGCTGCCCGCAGGTGATGGAAGTGTGCAAAACGGAGCGGCCGGAACTGATTTCGGTCGGCCAGGACTATCGGGTCGCCTGCCATCTCTATCGGTAA
- a CDS encoding ABC transporter ATP-binding protein: MTNRLLEVSDLKIKFRVQDAQVTAVSGVSFQLNEGETVGLVGESGCGKSITSLSIMRLLPGVPVCQVEGTIHFENRDLLKLPEAEMRGIRGNRISMIFQEPMTSLNPVFTIGRQIDEAILLHCKLTKREARGLTVEMLRKVGIPRPEAVAKQFPYQLSGGMRQRVMIAMALACQPKLLIADEPTTALDVTIQAQILDLMRRMRKETGTSILLITHDLGVVAEMCDRVLVMYAGQVVEEADVVSLFSEPKHPYTAGLLQSIPQLDRKAKRLVSIPGQVPSLSQMPPGCRFAPRCAHVMEKCLTHNPELAIVREGHRCRCWLYKGGGSNGAGHAAGSQEPEKVF, from the coding sequence ATGACAAACAGACTGCTGGAAGTAAGCGACCTGAAAATCAAGTTTCGCGTGCAGGACGCACAGGTGACAGCCGTCTCCGGCGTTTCGTTTCAGCTCAACGAAGGGGAAACGGTCGGCCTGGTGGGCGAATCGGGCTGCGGCAAGTCAATCACGTCCTTGTCCATCATGCGCCTGCTGCCCGGTGTGCCGGTCTGTCAGGTGGAAGGGACCATCCATTTTGAAAATCGGGATCTGCTCAAGCTGCCGGAAGCGGAGATGCGCGGCATTCGCGGCAACCGGATCTCGATGATTTTTCAGGAACCGATGACGTCGCTCAATCCGGTGTTTACGATCGGCAGACAGATCGATGAGGCCATCCTGTTGCACTGTAAACTGACCAAACGGGAGGCGAGGGGGCTGACGGTCGAGATGCTGCGCAAGGTTGGCATCCCGCGGCCGGAAGCGGTGGCGAAACAGTTTCCGTACCAGTTGTCCGGCGGGATGCGGCAGCGGGTGATGATCGCGATGGCGTTGGCCTGCCAGCCGAAACTGCTGATTGCCGACGAGCCGACGACCGCATTGGATGTAACGATTCAGGCGCAGATCCTCGATTTGATGCGGCGGATGCGCAAAGAGACGGGCACATCCATTTTGCTGATAACGCACGATCTCGGAGTTGTGGCGGAGATGTGTGACCGCGTGCTGGTGATGTACGCCGGACAAGTGGTGGAGGAGGCGGATGTTGTCAGCTTGTTCAGCGAACCGAAACACCCTTATACGGCGGGGCTGCTGCAATCGATTCCGCAGCTCGACCGGAAGGCGAAGCGGTTGGTTTCGATTCCCGGCCAGGTGCCGTCGCTCTCCCAAATGCCGCCCGGATGCCGGTTTGCCCCGAGGTGTGCGCATGTAATGGAAAAATGTTTGACGCACAATCCGGAGCTTGCGATAGTCAGAGAGGGACATCGCTGCCGCTGCTGGCTCTATAAAGGGGGTGGCTCGAATGGCGCGGGACACGCTGCTGGAAGTCAGGAACCTGAAAAAGTATTTTGA